The following are from one region of the Treponema denticola genome:
- a CDS encoding CD0519/CD1768 family membrane protein, with protein sequence METKSLFKKEIGPENFIFLALFSAFFFGVGSVMGGVNMIKTMMETGFDLLINICLYLMAVAVLAGAISGLFSEFGTIALINKILSKLMKPLYDLPGASSLGILNCFLSDNPAILTLADDDNFRRYFKQYQLPALTNLGTAFGMGLITTTAMMGLNIKSAVPAALIGNVGAIAGSIVSVRLMIYFSKKRYGTEAFVSTKRVEPIPEKMRPVIAGGPGGRFIQAMLYGGKSGVSMGLAIIPGVVIICTIVIMLTNGPSADGTYTGGAREGIAVLPWLGQKLSFILNPMYGFSSPEAISVPITALGSTGAALGIVKEMSLAGKINANDIAVFTAICMCWSGYISTHIAMMDALDTKEMTGKAILSHTIGGLFAGFVAHLMAFVL encoded by the coding sequence ATGGAAACTAAATCTTTATTTAAGAAAGAAATTGGACCGGAAAACTTTATATTTTTAGCTTTGTTTTCTGCTTTCTTTTTCGGCGTCGGCTCGGTTATGGGCGGCGTAAATATGATTAAGACCATGATGGAAACAGGCTTTGATTTGCTTATCAATATCTGTTTGTATCTAATGGCTGTAGCAGTATTGGCTGGAGCTATTTCGGGTCTTTTTTCGGAATTCGGAACCATTGCTTTGATTAACAAAATCTTGTCCAAACTGATGAAACCCTTGTACGACTTACCGGGAGCTTCCTCCCTCGGTATCTTAAACTGCTTTTTATCGGATAATCCCGCAATTTTAACCCTTGCCGATGACGATAATTTTAGACGCTATTTTAAACAGTACCAGCTTCCTGCCCTTACAAACCTCGGTACAGCCTTCGGTATGGGCTTGATTACCACAACGGCAATGATGGGCTTAAACATAAAATCGGCAGTTCCGGCAGCTTTAATCGGAAATGTCGGAGCCATAGCCGGAAGTATAGTTTCAGTCCGCTTGATGATTTACTTTTCAAAAAAACGCTACGGAACGGAAGCCTTTGTTTCCACAAAAAGAGTTGAGCCCATCCCCGAAAAAATGCGCCCCGTTATAGCAGGCGGCCCGGGAGGAAGGTTTATACAGGCCATGCTTTACGGCGGAAAATCCGGAGTCAGCATGGGTTTGGCTATTATTCCTGGCGTAGTAATTATCTGCACAATAGTCATAATGCTTACAAACGGCCCAAGTGCCGACGGTACATATACGGGAGGAGCCCGAGAAGGAATTGCTGTTCTTCCATGGCTCGGTCAAAAGCTAAGTTTTATATTGAATCCTATGTATGGCTTCAGCAGCCCTGAAGCTATCTCCGTTCCGATTACGGCACTAGGTTCTACAGGAGCAGCCCTCGGCATTGTAAAAGAAATGTCTTTAGCAGGAAAAATAAATGCAAACGATATAGCAGTCTTTACAGCCATCTGCATGTGCTGGAGCGGTTATATTTCTACCCATATCGCAATGATGGATGCCCTCGACACAAAGGAGATGACAGGCAAGGCTATTTTAAGCCACACAATAGGCGGCCTCTTTGCAGGCTTTGTCGCCCACCTTATGGCCTTTGTGCTCTAA
- a CDS encoding cobyric acid synthase gives MASIMIQGTTSSAGKSLFCTGLCRIFKKKGLKVVPFKSQNMSSIFFTTADGKKISSAQALQARAAGIEPRPEMNPILLIPKTDVGSKVIILGEEKKEMKAREYFEYKKTCKPMILETFQKLEKENDIVVIEGAGSPAEINLNQNDIVNMGMAEMADAPVLLIADIDRGGVFAQLYGTVMLLPEKDRKRINGMIINKFRGDKSLLDPGIKMIEDLVKIPVIATIPYMHLELADEDSLIDDDKKCNTQAQSDAELEKELDKLAALIEENSDMDFIFKTAGL, from the coding sequence ATGGCAAGCATAATGATTCAAGGGACTACCTCCTCTGCGGGCAAGTCCCTTTTTTGTACAGGCCTTTGCAGAATCTTTAAAAAGAAGGGCTTAAAAGTAGTTCCCTTTAAATCTCAAAACATGTCTTCGATTTTTTTTACCACAGCTGACGGAAAAAAGATAAGCAGTGCCCAAGCCCTTCAAGCGAGGGCTGCCGGTATTGAGCCCCGCCCCGAAATGAATCCGATTCTCCTCATACCTAAAACGGACGTAGGCTCTAAGGTTATAATCTTGGGGGAAGAAAAAAAGGAGATGAAGGCGAGGGAATATTTTGAGTATAAAAAGACCTGTAAACCTATGATTTTGGAAACTTTTCAAAAACTTGAAAAGGAAAACGATATTGTGGTCATAGAGGGAGCAGGAAGTCCTGCCGAAATAAACCTAAACCAAAACGACATTGTCAACATGGGCATGGCCGAGATGGCCGACGCTCCCGTTCTATTGATTGCCGACATCGACAGGGGCGGCGTCTTTGCCCAGCTCTACGGAACCGTAATGCTCCTCCCCGAAAAAGACAGAAAAAGAATTAATGGCATGATCATAAATAAATTCCGCGGAGATAAGAGCCTATTAGATCCCGGCATCAAGATGATTGAAGACCTCGTAAAGATTCCTGTGATAGCAACTATTCCCTACATGCACTTGGAACTTGCCGATGAGGACAGCCTCATAGACGACGATAAAAAATGCAATACCCAAGCCCAAAGCGATGCCGAGCTCGAAAAAGAGCTGGATAAACTCGCTGCCCTCATCGAAGAGAACAGCGATATGGATTTTATTTTTAAGACAGCCGGGCTTTAA